The following proteins are encoded in a genomic region of Thermococcus pacificus:
- a CDS encoding heavy-metal-associated domain-containing protein gives MLMTKAVLKIPNMSCKHCVMRIEKAIKSAGAEGKADLETKTAVVEFDPGKVRLEEIIKAIERYGYEVKLG, from the coding sequence ATGCTAATGACGAAGGCAGTTTTGAAGATACCCAACATGAGCTGCAAGCACTGCGTTATGAGGATTGAGAAGGCAATAAAGAGTGCTGGTGCAGAGGGGAAGGCCGACCTCGAGACCAAAACGGCAGTGGTCGAGTTCGACCCCGGAAAGGTCCGCCTGGAGGAGATAATCAAAGCCATCGAGAGGTATGGCTACGAGGTGAAGTTGGGCTGA
- a CDS encoding McrB family protein: MKEDGISGLRDIPRTEKGALSLAQTTDDPRVLESLYNDHKENPRVVKAIVNNPYCPSNIKRDYLDYVLNDYLRAYRDRLRTLITDWDDLLDAMNICLEVWNPPREIAPIPEINLEDPRMREVFEAIENYKQVILYGPPGTSKTYYAKGLALAITNDPNNVELVQFHPSYSYEDFVESIFPEVDEETKIIKFNIKDKVFKKLCKKADANPDKKYVLIIDEINRADLSKVFGEIFSALEYRKEAIRLLYSGEKLTIPSNLYIIGTMNTIDKSTVDLDFALMRRFKFFEVNPDPNVLRKMLVKNEVEEELIEKIINVFKQIQEYYPLGHAYFKDVKSKQDLKLLWNHQLSFLLKEYFTDLQKETYETIKRIYWEGLELED, encoded by the coding sequence ATGAAAGAGGATGGTATTTCTGGGCTTAGGGATATTCCACGTACTGAGAAAGGAGCTTTATCATTAGCCCAGACTACTGATGATCCAAGGGTTCTAGAAAGCCTGTACAATGACCACAAAGAAAATCCCCGGGTGGTTAAGGCTATTGTTAACAATCCGTACTGTCCATCCAATATAAAGAGGGACTATTTAGATTATGTGCTCAATGACTATCTGAGGGCATACAGAGATAGACTGCGCACTCTTATCACCGATTGGGATGACCTTCTAGATGCCATGAATATATGCCTAGAAGTCTGGAATCCACCACGTGAAATCGCTCCTATCCCCGAGATAAACTTAGAAGATCCAAGGATGAGGGAAGTATTCGAGGCGATAGAAAACTACAAGCAGGTAATTTTATACGGCCCCCCCGGAACAAGTAAAACATACTATGCAAAGGGACTGGCACTTGCGATAACCAATGATCCTAATAACGTTGAACTTGTTCAGTTTCATCCCTCATATTCCTATGAAGACTTCGTAGAAAGCATCTTTCCTGAGGTAGATGAGGAGACGAAGATTATAAAATTCAATATTAAGGACAAGGTCTTCAAAAAGTTATGTAAAAAGGCAGATGCTAATCCAGACAAAAAGTACGTCCTCATAATCGACGAGATAAACAGAGCGGATCTTTCAAAAGTTTTTGGAGAGATATTCTCCGCGCTTGAATATAGAAAGGAAGCCATTAGGTTGCTGTACTCTGGAGAAAAGTTAACTATCCCATCAAATCTTTACATCATTGGAACCATGAACACAATAGACAAGTCCACAGTTGATCTAGACTTTGCATTGATGAGGCGGTTTAAGTTCTTTGAGGTCAATCCAGATCCAAATGTTCTCAGGAAGATGCTTGTGAAAAATGAGGTTGAAGAGGAGTTAATAGAGAAGATTATCAACGTTTTCAAGCAGATCCAGGAATATTACCCCCTTGGGCATGCGTACTTTAAAGATGTAAAATCCAAGCAGGATCTAAAGTTGCTCTGGAATCACCAGCTCTCATTTCTCTTGAAGGAATACTTCACAGATCTGCAAAAAGAGACGTATGAAACGATCAAGAGGATTTACTGGGAGGGCCTTGAACTTGAGGATTGA
- a CDS encoding TRASH domain-containing protein — MVSPVICNYCGKEITGEPIVYRPALRFSFGNFQFNF, encoded by the coding sequence ATGGTATCCCCTGTTATTTGCAACTACTGCGGGAAAGAGATTACAGGCGAGCCGATAGTCTACAGGCCTGCACTGCGATTTAGTTTTGGGAACTTCCAATTCAATTTCTAA
- a CDS encoding restriction endonuclease subunit S, whose protein sequence is MRAISNISVVLNLQELKRNYRADPYSAHPKKVKGIEHLNQIAKEYGYDIVPLVELLKLPPSSGRSGLPLSQNGDVKIVKPANLTSLFFVDLTNCETTTEEAYNASEKGRLQNEDILVLSAAHAEGYIGTNTSIVRLDKNERAICIGELIRLRPDTSKINPYYLTLYLNSAIGKYLLNYSVRGQTVHLYPKDIEDLPVLLPPREIQDSIGNKLKEAIDKKIEAEEKRREIQEIFKQNLGDIDFEKLGGYTYKFSQVLEYERLDPHFYFPGFLKVLDLLKNSGLKIEKMSKLVEFSRETINPSEIDEFIYVEIADVDITYGFISSHSVVKGSNAPSRARKIIRKDALLIPLTRPYRGAIAVVDSRYDGAIATTGFSVSYPKPNSPVDSYYLCAFLKSKYGLIQLTQRMSNANYPAVLEKDISEILVPILSANDMRTISDKMKNIINNLLLSKQLHSQAMEELNRLLGLKSVGDES, encoded by the coding sequence ATGAGGGCCATTTCAAATATTTCAGTAGTCCTGAACCTCCAAGAACTCAAAAGAAACTATCGTGCTGACCCGTATTCGGCCCATCCGAAGAAGGTTAAAGGCATTGAGCACCTTAACCAAATAGCTAAGGAGTATGGATATGACATTGTACCATTAGTAGAACTTCTAAAATTGCCTCCTTCTTCTGGGAGAAGTGGATTGCCTCTATCACAGAATGGAGACGTTAAGATAGTAAAGCCAGCAAATTTGACGAGTTTATTTTTCGTAGACCTCACAAACTGTGAAACGACAACAGAAGAAGCATATAATGCATCTGAAAAAGGGCGTCTACAAAACGAAGATATACTTGTGCTATCTGCTGCCCATGCTGAAGGATACATTGGGACGAACACCTCAATAGTACGCCTTGATAAAAATGAGAGGGCGATTTGCATAGGAGAACTTATTAGATTAAGACCAGATACTTCCAAGATTAATCCTTACTACCTTACACTATACCTTAACAGCGCTATTGGAAAGTATCTCCTTAATTATTCAGTAAGAGGACAAACAGTTCATCTGTACCCTAAGGATATTGAAGACTTGCCCGTACTCTTGCCTCCAAGGGAGATCCAAGACTCCATAGGGAACAAACTAAAGGAAGCTATAGATAAAAAGATTGAAGCTGAAGAGAAAAGGAGAGAGATCCAAGAAATTTTTAAGCAGAACTTAGGAGATATAGATTTTGAGAAATTAGGAGGTTATACATATAAGTTTTCTCAAGTTCTCGAATATGAGCGCTTGGATCCACATTTTTATTTTCCTGGATTCTTAAAAGTCTTGGACTTATTGAAAAACTCTGGTTTAAAAATAGAAAAAATGTCTAAATTAGTGGAATTTAGTAGAGAAACTATTAACCCCTCAGAGATTGATGAATTTATCTACGTAGAAATTGCCGATGTGGATATTACCTATGGATTCATATCTAGCCATAGTGTAGTTAAAGGCTCTAATGCACCAAGCAGGGCAAGAAAAATAATTAGGAAAGATGCGCTTCTAATCCCTTTAACAAGACCTTACAGGGGCGCAATAGCAGTTGTTGATTCTCGGTATGACGGTGCAATAGCAACCACTGGGTTCTCTGTTTCATATCCAAAACCAAATAGCCCAGTAGATAGCTACTATCTATGCGCATTCTTAAAATCTAAATATGGTCTAATTCAACTAACCCAAAGAATGAGCAATGCTAATTATCCAGCAGTCCTTGAGAAGGATATATCAGAAATCCTAGTTCCTATACTATCTGCTAATGACATGCGTACAATCTCGGATAAAATGAAAAACATAATAAACAATCTTCTGCTTTCTAAACAACTTCATTCTCAAGCTATGGAAGAACTCAACAGACTTCTTGGCTTAAAGAGTGTGGGGGATGAGTCATGA
- a CDS encoding magnesium transporter: MSLAVGRNGSGRQSFIRDALLVSFPALVVCVFLDFFSGVFLGKFFTLIRTRYPIILVILPGLMGMRGNIFGALASRFSTMLYLGEMEPSLRDRKVMRNIFLSIVLSLIPVIFLWTVGAIKVGDPGVAVAVLLIVFMSTVYASLILGYSTALVSIIPFKKGLDPDSVAAPVITSVADLITVPLLVGFMLLYPHRSQFALMTAVAVFLLLLLGWRAKLTKRDIENTRELLMVVGGLALLSSISGSLLESYSEVIEKTLIFSVMYPMVLDTTGNIGSIIGAKTSTKIHLGELEGLFSRSILLEIGTYTALAFPLALIGNLISIGVVRFLFGKTVGIVLPFILLYPFIVFVAMWVAYFTAILGDRLGLDPDNVTVPTITTLADILSTLFVVLVARLMV; this comes from the coding sequence ATGAGCCTTGCAGTAGGCAGGAACGGATCAGGAAGGCAGAGCTTCATCAGAGACGCCCTCCTGGTGTCGTTTCCAGCCCTGGTAGTCTGTGTATTCCTTGACTTCTTCTCGGGAGTATTCCTCGGAAAGTTCTTCACCCTGATAAGGACACGCTACCCGATAATTCTCGTCATTCTCCCGGGACTTATGGGAATGAGGGGTAACATCTTTGGGGCCCTCGCTTCGAGGTTCTCCACGATGCTCTACCTCGGTGAAATGGAGCCGAGCCTCAGGGATAGAAAAGTCATGAGAAACATTTTTCTCAGCATAGTCCTTTCTCTAATTCCGGTTATCTTCCTCTGGACGGTGGGCGCGATAAAGGTTGGAGACCCGGGAGTAGCTGTGGCGGTTCTCCTGATAGTTTTTATGTCCACGGTATATGCGAGTCTGATCCTCGGTTATTCCACCGCGCTGGTCTCGATAATTCCGTTTAAAAAAGGCCTTGACCCCGATTCCGTAGCGGCTCCGGTGATTACCTCTGTTGCGGACCTTATAACGGTCCCACTGCTCGTTGGGTTCATGCTTCTCTATCCCCATCGCTCCCAGTTTGCCCTTATGACGGCCGTTGCCGTTTTCCTGCTGCTCCTCTTGGGGTGGAGGGCCAAACTCACGAAGAGGGATATAGAAAACACGAGAGAGCTTCTTATGGTCGTGGGGGGGCTTGCACTCCTCTCCAGCATCTCGGGATCCCTACTCGAGTCCTACAGCGAGGTCATCGAGAAGACACTGATTTTCAGCGTGATGTATCCTATGGTCCTCGACACGACCGGGAACATAGGCTCGATAATCGGAGCAAAAACTTCGACAAAGATACACCTTGGAGAGCTGGAAGGCCTTTTCAGCCGCTCAATCCTCCTGGAGATAGGAACCTACACTGCCCTGGCCTTCCCGCTGGCCCTCATTGGAAACCTCATAAGCATCGGCGTCGTTCGGTTTCTCTTTGGCAAGACCGTTGGAATAGTCCTGCCGTTCATTCTCCTCTACCCCTTCATCGTCTTCGTGGCAATGTGGGTTGCCTACTTCACCGCGATACTCGGAGACAGGCTCGGACTCGACCCGGACAATGTAACAGTGCCAACGATAACGACGCTGGCAGATATATTATCGACGCTCTTCGTGGTTCTGGTGGCCCGTCTGATGGTTTGA
- a CDS encoding SagB/ThcOx family dehydrogenase: MEVKLPEPRTQGEMSLEEAIYRRRSIRGYTTEPLTIEELSQLLWAAYGINAWGKRTSPSAGARYPFEVYVVVGNVEGLRPGLCHYDGKNHVLKLIREGDLRKELASACLGQRHVEEAPVNIVIAAHYERTTSRYGQRGIRYVHIDAGHMGQNIYLQATALGLGTVAVGAFRDDEVKRVIGVEGEPLYIFPVGRPVE, translated from the coding sequence ATGGAGGTCAAACTGCCCGAGCCGAGGACTCAAGGTGAAATGAGCCTTGAGGAAGCAATATACAGGAGAAGGAGCATAAGGGGATACACGACAGAACCACTGACCATTGAAGAGCTTTCCCAGCTTCTATGGGCCGCTTATGGAATAAACGCCTGGGGTAAGAGGACGTCTCCAAGCGCTGGGGCGAGGTATCCTTTCGAGGTCTACGTGGTAGTGGGCAATGTGGAAGGCCTTAGGCCAGGTCTCTGCCACTACGATGGGAAGAACCATGTTCTAAAGCTTATTCGCGAGGGAGACTTGAGGAAGGAGCTTGCAAGCGCATGCCTTGGACAGAGGCATGTTGAGGAAGCCCCGGTCAACATTGTAATAGCGGCCCACTACGAAAGGACGACGAGCAGATATGGACAGAGGGGGATAAGGTACGTCCACATCGATGCGGGACATATGGGGCAGAATATTTATCTTCAAGCGACGGCGTTGGGCCTTGGAACCGTTGCTGTTGGCGCTTTCCGGGACGATGAGGTCAAAAGGGTAATCGGCGTTGAAGGGGAGCCCCTGTACATCTTCCCCGTTGGGAGGCCCGTGGAGTAA
- a CDS encoding DUF302 domain-containing protein — protein sequence MEKREERLDYLKKRLEEEGFLLIGERIPVAIVGREDGIVADYHLLFICHSELVEELIRIDPNIGALLPCTGFGYRREDGNYLGVTLPSVAWKIAGEDVARLMKPMEERVIKIVNSS from the coding sequence GTGGAAAAGCGGGAAGAGAGGCTCGATTACTTGAAGAAGCGCCTTGAAGAGGAGGGCTTTCTCCTCATAGGGGAGCGTATTCCAGTGGCCATTGTAGGGAGGGAAGACGGAATTGTGGCAGACTACCACCTCCTCTTCATCTGCCACAGCGAGCTCGTGGAGGAACTGATCAGGATAGACCCGAACATAGGTGCCCTTCTCCCGTGCACTGGCTTCGGCTACCGCAGGGAGGACGGGAACTACCTCGGCGTTACCCTGCCAAGTGTAGCGTGGAAAATAGCTGGAGAAGATGTGGCTAGGCTTATGAAGCCTATGGAGGAAAGAGTTATCAAGATTGTAAACTCCTCATGA
- a CDS encoding 5-methylcytosine restriction system specificity protein McrC: MRIDLKEWQDISEIPEFKDNPFIPIRSIPPDVKKFIDIVDISPRGVKIKARDYVGVFPLSDDIILTVSPKAPVEDFLYMFYKAQGIKLDIKDIKKIAQAGRKYGIEHPNVFHFLITALLAELEQLKRLGFLKTSQHVTQDKIIKGKVLTKETINEWLRGNQQKVVCEKFELSKDNIVNSSIKFTLWSLINMYSNLLGDEIKNELFKKYLWFKDVSLPKNMSFIEEIEKILTFRALPNSRSYYYSILNLCMFFIANSTLEFRSPKRFKVRAFAVYMNKVFENYLYAVLKEQLGYEYRVKLHPTQQLFDDNNKYSLELDYLILKDDKPVLVVDAKYKSKPVTDDFYQILLYAEKFGIKNSLLIYPSWGKRTSTEVFRFKERQVHVMYYDLSDIKKSESTLREYIYCLVNLKEE, translated from the coding sequence TTGAGGATTGACCTCAAGGAATGGCAGGATATAAGTGAGATACCTGAATTTAAAGACAATCCCTTCATACCAATTAGGAGCATACCCCCAGATGTAAAAAAATTCATTGATATAGTTGATATTTCCCCCCGCGGAGTTAAAATTAAGGCGAGAGATTACGTAGGTGTTTTTCCATTGAGTGATGACATTATACTAACGGTTAGTCCAAAAGCCCCAGTGGAAGATTTTCTTTATATGTTCTATAAAGCGCAGGGGATAAAGTTGGATATAAAGGATATCAAGAAGATTGCCCAAGCGGGAAGAAAATATGGGATAGAACACCCTAATGTATTCCATTTCCTAATAACTGCATTATTGGCCGAGTTAGAACAACTGAAAAGGCTGGGATTTCTAAAAACTTCACAGCATGTCACCCAAGACAAAATAATAAAAGGAAAAGTGCTAACCAAAGAAACGATCAATGAATGGCTAAGGGGAAACCAACAAAAAGTAGTGTGTGAGAAATTTGAGCTCTCGAAGGATAACATAGTTAATAGCTCCATAAAGTTCACGCTATGGAGCTTAATTAATATGTACTCCAACTTACTAGGAGATGAAATAAAAAATGAGCTTTTTAAGAAATACTTATGGTTCAAGGATGTTAGTTTGCCAAAAAATATGAGCTTTATAGAAGAAATCGAAAAGATACTAACTTTTCGGGCTCTCCCAAATAGCAGAAGCTACTATTATAGCATACTCAATTTATGCATGTTTTTTATAGCTAATTCAACTCTGGAGTTTAGATCTCCAAAGAGGTTTAAGGTTAGAGCCTTTGCAGTATACATGAACAAAGTCTTTGAAAATTATCTATATGCAGTTTTGAAAGAACAACTGGGATACGAGTATCGTGTTAAGTTACACCCTACTCAGCAACTCTTTGATGATAATAATAAGTACAGCTTAGAACTGGATTACCTAATCTTAAAAGATGACAAGCCAGTTCTTGTTGTTGATGCAAAATATAAATCTAAACCGGTCACTGATGACTTTTATCAAATCTTGCTCTACGCTGAGAAATTTGGTATTAAGAATAGCCTGCTAATTTATCCTTCATGGGGAAAAAGAACTTCTACCGAAGTATTTAGATTTAAAGAGAGACAAGTTCACGTCATGTACTATGACCTTAGTGACATTAAAAAATCTGAGAGCACCTTGAGGGAGTACATATACTGTCTCGTAAATCTAAAAGAGGAATAA
- a CDS encoding N-6 DNA methylase, with protein sequence MLTVLDKYKEKKSNESEDPIVELKKDLEKLDRRMMEQTLQKIKREHSNINPLLERLINESLNAISPERLPEAKIERVKQRLLRADKFFEGLEREEDFIGLLFETLAAHSGVFDKKEGRFFTPKNIILTVVEMIGSIFEAKDVDVTKVSVCDPCCGSGRYLVHWANRIKREYEISDMELKKVYSDNLFGIDISPEVASWATWNMIFHGDGATNIENADSLNWYGFLVHWNLIQKLLEELPSELQKIKRIRQRDVGEAINELKEMAQIVDDLKEKNEIDLESEEVKTLFRLLDKLISLHHKYNIKWPTLEELSKRRDFKSISEIVKLKWVKEHPHIKNGFDLIITNPPFGRGSQDLMVTDPYILCQYKLATELWLGDISKELAEKLIEKQFEMDVVDFYRKSLKELKIRETREEYEIKFNDLPSKLLKRLAQKHGIPTKGKSKKEIVDALKDKLNREILIDGELSLSIDSLPDSFIKKLASRILYDKVGGKSKVGEFLYSKIQEKLGREWITVEDVYDYSTKLTIKDSATGDEHTIYYNEDGEPILFKEALPKQVVFLEEFLRFVKEGGYVFTVVDTGVLSNSEDEYVRRFLYRNSRIHAIVEFPHNAFKAAGTGVKTAVILYQKLRNPPEDYEIFGALPQHLGYVLNKQDTPPDPDHNDLGKVLCDWRFYLGLGRMCEPCKDPNSKIEECCDWYKKGYCPVWREKIERADL encoded by the coding sequence ATGCTCACCGTTCTTGACAAATACAAAGAAAAAAAGAGTAATGAGAGCGAAGATCCGATAGTAGAGTTGAAAAAAGATCTAGAAAAATTAGATAGAAGAATGATGGAGCAGACATTGCAAAAAATCAAAAGAGAACACAGTAATATCAATCCTCTTCTAGAGAGACTAATAAATGAGTCCCTGAACGCGATAAGCCCTGAAAGGCTTCCTGAGGCCAAGATAGAGAGAGTAAAACAAAGACTTCTTAGAGCTGATAAGTTCTTTGAAGGCCTTGAACGTGAGGAAGACTTCATTGGACTCCTCTTTGAGACTCTTGCAGCTCATAGTGGGGTATTCGATAAAAAAGAAGGAAGATTCTTCACTCCAAAGAACATAATCCTGACGGTTGTTGAGATGATAGGATCTATCTTCGAGGCAAAAGATGTGGACGTAACTAAAGTCTCAGTTTGTGATCCCTGCTGTGGTTCAGGTAGATATCTGGTGCACTGGGCAAATAGAATCAAAAGAGAATACGAAATCTCCGACATGGAGCTTAAGAAAGTATATTCCGACAACCTATTCGGAATAGATATAAGTCCCGAAGTCGCAAGCTGGGCAACTTGGAACATGATTTTCCATGGAGACGGGGCAACCAACATAGAAAACGCAGACTCATTAAATTGGTATGGATTTCTGGTTCATTGGAATCTGATTCAGAAGCTTCTGGAAGAACTTCCTAGTGAGCTTCAGAAGATCAAAAGAATACGTCAAAGGGATGTTGGAGAGGCTATTAATGAACTGAAAGAAATGGCACAAATAGTTGATGACCTTAAAGAGAAAAACGAGATTGATTTGGAATCCGAAGAAGTCAAGACTCTCTTTAGGTTGCTTGATAAATTGATATCCCTCCATCACAAATATAACATAAAATGGCCAACTTTGGAAGAACTCAGCAAGAGGAGAGATTTCAAAAGCATCTCTGAGATTGTAAAGTTGAAATGGGTGAAGGAGCATCCGCACATCAAGAATGGATTTGACTTAATAATAACGAACCCTCCTTTTGGAAGGGGTAGTCAAGACTTGATGGTAACTGATCCATACATTCTTTGTCAATATAAACTAGCAACGGAACTCTGGCTTGGGGATATTAGCAAGGAACTCGCCGAAAAATTGATAGAAAAGCAGTTTGAAATGGACGTAGTAGATTTCTACAGGAAAAGTCTAAAAGAGCTGAAAATCAGAGAGACAAGAGAAGAATATGAGATCAAATTTAATGATCTACCAAGCAAACTATTAAAGAGACTCGCCCAAAAACATGGAATTCCAACAAAAGGAAAATCCAAGAAGGAAATAGTTGACGCTCTTAAAGACAAACTTAACCGCGAAATTTTAATTGACGGGGAGTTATCCCTAAGCATAGACTCTTTGCCCGACTCATTCATCAAAAAACTTGCGTCTAGGATCTTGTATGACAAAGTAGGAGGGAAATCCAAGGTCGGAGAATTCCTCTATTCCAAGATCCAAGAAAAACTGGGGAGGGAGTGGATTACTGTCGAAGACGTATATGACTACTCCACGAAACTTACCATAAAGGACAGTGCCACAGGAGATGAACACACCATCTACTATAACGAGGATGGAGAACCCATTCTTTTCAAAGAGGCACTACCTAAACAGGTTGTTTTCCTAGAGGAGTTCTTAAGGTTCGTTAAAGAGGGTGGATATGTATTCACAGTTGTTGATACAGGGGTTCTATCCAACAGCGAAGATGAGTATGTAAGAAGATTCCTGTATAGGAATTCACGGATACATGCAATCGTTGAGTTCCCCCACAATGCATTCAAAGCTGCAGGGACTGGAGTTAAAACCGCAGTAATCCTTTATCAGAAACTAAGAAATCCACCGGAAGACTATGAAATTTTTGGCGCTTTACCCCAGCACCTTGGTTATGTTCTCAACAAACAGGACACTCCACCTGACCCTGATCACAATGACCTAGGAAAGGTATTGTGTGACTGGAGGTTCTATCTGGGATTAGGACGGATGTGCGAGCCGTGCAAAGACCCGAATTCAAAAATCGAGGAATGTTGCGACTGGTACAAGAAGGGATACTGCCCAGTGTGGAGAGAGAAAATTGAGAGAGCAGACCTGTAA
- a CDS encoding SDR family oxidoreductase, translating into MSGRFEGKTCIVTGGARGIGAAIAHRLASEGCKTAILDVDEEAGRVREKQLTSMGLSVKFFKADVSVEEEVSKAIEEVYETFGSIDVLVNNAGIGYGKPLELQTLDEWRRVIDVNLTGPYLCAKHAVRYMKERGGVIINIASTRALQSEPNTEPYSASKGGLLALTHALAMSLAPYRIRVLAVSPGWIDTSEWQIPPRKPELSPLDHGQHPAGRVGRPEDVAALVAFLASDEAGWMTGINVVIDGGMTKKMIYIDENVIEDSIKMLLQDTELASMIRTLIERAKKDRDEMREVLKELLEG; encoded by the coding sequence ATGTCCGGTAGATTTGAGGGCAAAACCTGCATCGTAACCGGGGGTGCAAGGGGCATAGGTGCGGCGATAGCCCACCGCCTCGCATCTGAGGGCTGTAAAACGGCCATCCTGGACGTTGACGAAGAGGCAGGAAGGGTAAGGGAGAAGCAGCTCACTTCAATGGGTTTATCGGTCAAGTTCTTCAAGGCGGACGTCTCCGTTGAGGAGGAAGTTTCCAAAGCCATTGAGGAGGTTTATGAAACTTTTGGCTCGATCGACGTCCTTGTGAACAATGCCGGCATAGGATACGGAAAACCTCTGGAGCTCCAGACGCTTGATGAGTGGAGGAGAGTAATAGATGTTAACCTCACCGGGCCCTATCTATGTGCCAAACATGCGGTCAGATACATGAAGGAGAGAGGAGGTGTGATAATAAACATAGCCTCCACGAGGGCACTCCAGTCCGAGCCGAATACGGAGCCATATTCGGCCTCCAAGGGCGGATTGCTCGCACTAACGCACGCCCTCGCGATGAGCCTCGCGCCTTACAGGATAAGGGTCCTGGCAGTTTCTCCCGGCTGGATAGACACGAGTGAGTGGCAGATACCCCCAAGAAAACCTGAGTTAAGCCCCCTTGACCACGGACAGCACCCTGCTGGAAGGGTCGGACGGCCGGAGGATGTTGCCGCGCTCGTTGCTTTTCTGGCTTCCGACGAAGCCGGCTGGATGACGGGTATCAACGTGGTCATAGACGGCGGAATGACGAAGAAGATGATATACATTGACGAAAACGTCATAGAGGACTCCATTAAGATGCTCCTCCAGGATACAGAGCTGGCCTCAATGATAAGGACGCTCATAGAGAGGGCAAAGAAAGACAGGGATGAGATGCGTGAGGTATTGAAGGAGCTCCTCGAAGGATGA